A stretch of DNA from Synergistaceae bacterium:
GCCAAGAATTACGAGAAAACTGCTCGCCAATACCACATATGAGGTGACGGTTATTCAGGATTTCGCGAAATAACCTTCATATTCTGTTTCAAAAAACGCGGCGAACGCTTTATGATGTCTGCCGCGACTAATTTATAAGGAGTGAAAATTAAGATGTCACGTAAAATTCGCGCGTTTTTACTGGCATTGGCTTTTGCCGTCGCTTCCCCAGCGTTCGCGGAGGTTTCTTTTTCCCCCGACGCCAAAAGAGTCAACCTGTACAGAACGCTGAAGTTCGATGTCTACAAAGCGTCCGGCACGGAAGAGGAGCAGGTAGCCGCTGAAGAAAAAATCGCTTCCTCCAGACCAGCCGCCTTCTTCATCGAGGGATTAAATTCGGTCGATACCCGGCTAACCGTGCTGATGATCGGCATGATGCGCTGCCCCGATTGTAGGGCCGTCTATCCGTACACGGAGGCAATGGCCGCGAATCCATTTATCAGCGTCCGCTATCTCGCGCGCGACAAAACACCGGGCGCAAGGGAGTTTATGATTGCCCGGACGGGGCGGTCCAACACGCCTTCGATATTCATAGTACGTCCGAACGGTGAAGTTCTGGATGGGACCTACGTCGAAACACCGACTAGCGTCACCGCGCTGCTCGCGGCGGCGAAGAGCGCTGAAGACCGGAGAAGAATCTGGGACGATTTTCATAAGGGCATTTATGACGAGTACATTCAACGCGACCTTCTCGCTCTTATTTCCAACCGTTCAAGAGGCGCGGCGACCAATATCGGTCTCGACGAACGCATTGAAATGGCGTTCACTCACACCCTGCAAACGCAAAAAAAAGACGGCAGTTTCGAGTACGCGCTCGACTACCGAACTGGCGGGTTCAGTCTGTTTAATCACATAGTCAGGCAGGCTAGCGCCGCGTACGGACTGGGAGAGTACCTACGCGTGACCGGTGACGAACGCGCGCGGAAACCGCTGGAAAAAACGCTCGCGTTTCTACTCCGTGACTCGACGCCGTTCAATGGCGGTTTGCTGGTTAGTTCTTCGCCGCCGCATCCCAAATCGCCGTCGGGTGCGACGGCGCTCGCGCTTATAGGCGCTTTACGTTACAAGGCATCCGGAGGCGAGCTTTCCGACGGGCAAATCGAGAAATGGCTCAAAGGACTTAGCGGATTGTACATCGAGGGCGCAGGCTTCCGAACCGTACCGGCGACCGACGAGGAATCTCCGTACTATAATGGCGAGACATGGCTGGCTTTGGCTGAATATCTGGAGGCGTTTCCCCATGACCGAGAAATAGCGAGACTGGTTGAGAAAGTAGACGCCTATATGATGGAACGTTACGCGCGTGAGTTCGATGGAGCGTTTTTTCACTGGGGCATGATGGCGCTTTCAGCCCGTTACCGTCAGACGAGATGCAAAAAATTTCTGGATTTCGGCCTGGCGCAGTACGCGAAATACCTCGACGCCGAAGAAAACCCCACTACGTTCACCGAGGGCGTCACTCAGTTTTACTCTGTTCTCCCGGACAGGGCGGCAAAGGATGAAGTACGTAAAAAATTATTCTTCATCGCTAAAAATCTTTTCAAAGTTCAGCAAATCAGCTCGAAGCTCCCGGACGGCAGTTCTGTGTCCCCGCGCGCGGAACGTTATATCGGAGGTTTTTTACTTGAGCCAAGCGGAACACGGACAAGAATCGACATGACGCAGCACGGTCTTATGGGTTTGCTGCGGTTGAGAGCGTACGGAATAACTCTAGCGAAGTGAAAACGAAAAAAACGGGCATATTAAAGTCCCGACAAATCATAAGGAGCGAGATGGCGATGTTATGTGAGATTGGCGTTTTTTTGCTGGCGGTGTTGTTGGTTATGTCTATTGAAGGTTTGGCGTTAGCTCAAGGCGGCGCTGGAGGAGGTGGCGGCGCTCTCGAAACTGATTTCTTTGAGTTGCTCAAAACGGGTACACTGGAACAAATCAAAGCCGCAATAGAAGCCGGGAGCGACGTGAACGCACAAGATAACAACGGCCTGACGCCGCTGATAGGGGCTGCGCAAAAGAATACCGCTGAAGCTTTGAGCGCTCTTATCGCCGCTGGGGCGGACGTCAACGCGAAGAACACTTACGGCCTGACGCCGCTGATGGTAGCTGCGCAAGAAAATACCGCTGAAGCCTTGGGCGTCCTTATCGCTGCTGGAGCGGACGTCAACGCGAAGGACAATTTCGGCCTGACGCCGTTGATGTGGGCTGCGCAAGAGAATACCGCTGAAGCCTTGAGCGTCCTGATCGCCGCTGGGGCGAACGTCAACGCGAAGGACAATTTCGGCCTGACGCCGCTGATAGGGGCTGCGCAAAAGAATACCGCTGAAGCTTTGAGCGCTCTTATCGCCGCTGGAGCAGACGTCAACGCGAAGGACAATTTCGGTATAACGCCGCTGATGTGGGCCGCAAGATTCAATACCGCTGAAGCCTTGAACGTCCTTATCGCCGCTAGGGCAGACGTCAACGCGAAGAACAATAACGGCTGGACTCCTTTGATGGATGCTGCGCAAAAGAATACCGCTGAAGCCTTGAACGTCCTTATCACCGCCGGGGCAGACGTCAACGCGAAGGTGAATAACGGCTGGACTCCTTTGATGGAGGTTGCGCAAAAGAATACCGTTGAAGCCTTGAACGTCCTTATCGCTGCTGGAGCAGACGTCAACGCGAAGATGAATGACGGCTGGACTCCTTTGACGTTAGCCACAAGATACCATACCGCTACCGTTGAAGCCTTGAACGTCCTTATCGCTGCTGGAGCAGACGTCAACGCGAAGAACAATGACGGCTGGATTCCTTTGACGTTAACCACAAGATACCATACCGCTACCGCTGAAGCCTTGAGCGTCCTTATCGCCGCTGGGGCGGACGTCAATGCGAAGGACAATTTCGGACTGACGCCGTTGATGTGGGCTGCGCAAAAGAATACCGCTGAAGCCTTGAACCTCCTTATCGCCGCTGGAGCAGACGTCAACGCGAAGGACAATTTCGGACTGACGCCGCTGATAGGGGCTGCGCAAAAGAATACCGCTGAAGCTTTGAGCGCTCTTATCGCTGCTGGGGCAGACGTCAATGCGAAGGACAATTTCGGTATAACGCCGCTGATGTGGGCCGCAAGATTCAATACCGCTGAAGCCTTGAACCTCCTTATCGCCGCTAGGGCAGACGTCAACGCGAAGGACAATAACGGCTGGACTCCTTTGATGGATGCTGCAAGATACAATACCGCTGAAGCCTTGAACCTCCTTATCGCCGCCGGGGCAGACGTCAACGCGAAGGTGAATAACGGCTGGACTCCTTTGATGGAGGCTGCGCAAAAGAATACCGTTGAAGCCTTGAACGTCCTTATCGCTGCTGGAGCAGACGTCAACGCGAAGATGAATGACGGCTGGGCTCCTTTGAAGATGAATAACGGCTGGACTCCTTTGACGTTAGCCACAAGATACCATACCGCTACCGCTGAAGCCTTGAGCGTCCTTATCGCCGCCGGGGCAGACGTCAACGCGAAGAACAATAACGGCTGGACTCCTTTGATGGATGCTGCAAGATACAATACCGCTGAAGCCTTGAACGTCCTTATCGCCGCCGGGGCAGACGTCAACGCTAAGGACAATTTCGGTATGACGCCGCTGATGTGGGCTGCGCGAAGGAATAGCGCTGAAGCCTTGAGCGTCCTTATCGCCGCCGGGGCAGACGTCAACGCGGTGAATGACGGCTGGACTCCTTTGATGGAGGCTGCGCAAGAGAATACCGCTGAAGCCTTAGGCGTCCTTATCGCCGCCGGGGCAGATGTCAACGCGAAGTTGAATGACGGCCGGACTCCCTTGATATGGGCCGCAAGATACAATAGCGCTGAAGCCTTGAGCGTCCTTATCGCCGCTGGGGCAGACGTCAACGTGGGGAGCAATAGCAGCTGGGCTCCTTTAACGTTAGCCGCAAGATACAATAGTGCTGAAGCCTTGAGCGCTCTTATCGCCGCTGGGGCAGACGTCAACGCGAAGATGAATGACGGCTGGACCCCCCTGATGTGGGTTGCAAGATACAATAGCGCTGAAGCCTTGAGCGTCCTTATCGCCGCCGGGGTAGACGTCAACGCGAAGATGAATGACGGCTGGACTCCCTTGCTGGAAGCTGCAAAATACAATACCGCTGAAGCCTTGAACGTCCTTATCGCCGCCGGGGCAGGCGTCAACGCGAAGGAGAATAACGGCTGGATTCCCCTGTGGGTCGCAAGACACAATAGCGCTGAAGCCTTGAGCGTCCTTATCGCCGCCGGGGCAGACGTCAACGCGAAGATGAATGACGGCTGGACCCCCCTGACGTGGGCTGCAAGATACAATAGCGCTGAAGCCTTGAGCGTCCTTATCGCCGCCGGGGCAGACGTCAACGCCAAAAACAACGATGGAAAACCGCTCTGACGCTCGCGAAAGAAGCGAAAGAAAAAGAAGAGCCTGACCAGAGAGTCATTGAGCTTCTAAGCGAATACGAGCGACGCGGGAAATAGTCTATATAGTTAACCCAAGTTGACCCAAAATGCGCGTTGGACGGAACTCACGGAACTCATTGTCCGACGCGTGTCAAATGATGTGAAGTCACTTGAACGTAACCTGCGGCACGGCGACAGTCGCGTTAGAGGAAAATTCCCCAAGCGAGCGCGCCAACGTAAAATTCTTCTCAATGCCGAGCCCGCGCATAAGCTCTAAGTGACTGTTAAAGTATTCAACAGACTTCGCGTCCTTGTCTACCATAACGCAGTTACAGTCTTCTTCGACGCAAACCCACCCAGTAGTGCCTGAAGCCGCGAAAAAGTCAAGCACAAGCGAACCGGGGTATGATAAGGCCTTTACTAAACACCGCACGATTTCTAACGGTTTCTGCGTCGGATGTCCAACGCGCTCTCTCGAGTTTCCGTTAAGCCGCCCTATCTCCCATATGTTTGTTGGGTTTTTTCCCTTTACCACGTTTTCGGGATTAAGCCGCTTGTCTTTCATATACAGCGCGATTATTTTTTCATCATACTTCGTTCTGACGGAATCCAAATCGAAATAATACTTGTCCGTCTTGTTAACATACTCCTACAACTTTAGTCGTAGGAGTATATCAACAAGACAACTCTGCACCTCGCGGACAACACGACAGTGTTCCAGATTGGAGCTTTGGAGCTAATGAAGGCGAGGACATGGGCGTCAACATCGGCGACATGCGTTCAGAGGCCCTGGGTCTGAACGCGGTGCTTGTCACCGACCGTGACTCGGCAGCCCGTTCCATCACCATCATTGACAACGCCATTGATAAAGTTTCCATGCAGAGGGTGAGGACCGGCGCGTACCAGAACCGCCTAGAACACACCATCACCAACCTGACCGTGGCAGGCGAGAATCTGACGGCAGCCGAGAACCAGATCAGGGACACAGACATGGCGAAAGAGATGATGAACTTCACAAAACTCCAAATCATGCTCCAGGCCGAAACCAGCATGCTGACTCACTCCAATTCCCTGTTGCAGAACGTCCTGAGCCTGCTGCACTAGGCTTTTCGCTGGAACCAATAAAGGCACACCGGAGGGTTTGTTGAAATTTCACCCCCCGGCTCTCGATCAAAAAAGATTATGAAGGTTATCGAATCCGAGGACGAGGCGGTTTTTGACCAAAAAACGACGGCGGATTTAACCGAACGGACGATGGAACTATTGTTCATCTTCGCATCTTCGATCGGGAGCTGAAGTACGAAGTCCTGGAAGAGACGGGAGCAGTGCAACTTCAGGTGATCGACGCTCGTGATGGCCGCGTGGCGCGTAAGGTCCCGGCGGACGAGGTGATTAAGTTCATCCAGGCTATGAAGGAAAAGCTGAAAGCAAAACTCGACGACCGGGTAGACGTATGGGCATAGGAAAGGTTTATTCTATTACCACGCGCGTATCGAGAAACCTCATGGATTGACGAACGGACAAGGCAAACTCTCTTTCAAAATTTCCGTTCAGAAACTTGTCCGCCACTCTCGTGATCACTAACGCGATCCTTTCATCCAGAAGTTCCAGAAGTTCACGCTTCAAGCTGGTTGTGATCGCAGCTTTTTTAATTTCGCATAGGGCCTTGAGGACGCTGCCACCTCAATACCGAAGTCTTGGAGGGGACGTTTAGGGGCTGCGTTTATGTCTCGCGGGCTCAATCTTTCAGGCGGGCTGCCCCTAAAAGGTCTCGGCGCTCGGCATTTCGAAGCGCCATCTCGGCCAGAAGTTCCCGTTGTTCCTCTCTGTGCTCTTTGTCCTGGCGCTGGATCGCCTGTTGCTTTGCCTTCACTTTGTTAAGCTCCTGAGACTTTTTAACCATCTCGTTATGACGGTCCATCATCTGCAGCCTTGTTCGGTCGTTGGACTTCTGAGCCTCTTCTACCTTGCGAAGCGCATCGTCCCCCGCTTGATCCACCACTTCACTTGTCGCCAGGGACTCCCTGCGTTGCGCGTACTTTTCCGCAAAATCGTAACCCACCGTGGAAACCGCACGGTCATCAGGCACGCCAACAATAGCGCCAACTCTCATATCAAAACCTCCTTGCCAGCCATATTATCCACTTCTTGTCAATTTTTCACATTATACACTCCGATTCTCCCTTTGGACGTGGGAAGCGAGAAAATCACGCTTGGAGTATAATGCGTTCAAGCGGAGAGATTCGACATTTGATCTGATCTGTTTTTTTGAGTCATAGGTAAGAGGTGAGCGAGGATGGACAAGATTTCGACATACAGGAATCCAAAGAGATACCGCCTTCATTTTTTCTTTTTCTTCTTTTTCTTCTTTTTTTCCTTGTTCTGCGCGAGATTTCTCGCCTGCGCGTGGGCTGGACCGGCGCGAGCAAACCCCATCATTGCGGCCTATCAGCAGATTTACAAGATGAATTTTGAGGTTTGCCGACTAGAAGAACTCCCTCTAGGGTGGTTCGCCACTTTCGACGGCTATCCCGTAGCGCAGGTCTCTCCGAACCATTGGGTGTATGGCCGCGCGGAGAATCCGGGGAGCATTATTCCGACCTCGATAGCGGTGGGGGCCGTGGTTCCAATGGACGTTCCCGAACTGGCGCGGATCGCGCTCTCCTCCTGGGGCAGCGGCGCCTATGAAACGAAAGCGTTTCAGTCTATCGCTTCTTCTGGCCTGGACAACATAGGCGTGTTGAACGATCCCCTGGCCTACACTCCTGTCGCTTGGAAGACCGGCAGAGCGGAACTCCAGGTTTGGTTGGGCGACAGGTGGTATCGCCTCGTGCCCGCGGGAGGACAGAGCGTTTCCCAAGCCCTTCAGATGCGGCATCCCTACATTGTACAAACCCTGCGCCAAAAAAGCGTCCTCTGGACGATGTCCGACACCGAAGAACTGGCAGACCTGGCTCGATCTTGGGGGTATATTTGGCGCGGTTCCATCCCCTTCGCCTCCCTGACCCAGCGTCGGGACGATGCAGGAAATTCCGGATCCGGTTTCGCTTCCGAAAGCGCTTGGGGAGGGACCGCTGGTCCATCGAGCACATCCTCCGGTGAATGGGACGTGGGTGGTGGAAACAGCAGTGGAAGCAGTGGAAACGGAGGAGGAGGCTGGGACACCGGCGGCAGCTCTGCTGGAGGTGGCAGCGGATGGGACTCTGGTGGCAGTTCCTCTGGAGGTAGCGATAGCAGTGGAAGCGGCGGATCATCGGGAGGCGGAGGTTGGGACAAATGAACGGAGATGACGTTTACGAGCTGTTGGGCAAAGCCTATGATACCGAGGACGTGGATGAGGTCACGGCCTTGGTGGAGAGGGCTCTGGAGTTGGAGCCTGATAATCCTGAGGTCCTCATGTTCAAGGCCGATCTTCTGGAGGACGACGCCGAGAGATTTTTTGTTCTGGAAAGGGCTATAAAAGAGGCGAAACGGTATTTTCAGGAGGAAGAACTCTCGGACGAGGATATTTTGGAGGACGAGGTAGGTCTCGTGTATCTGGGGCTGTTGCAACGAGCGGCGTATACGCTCTTTTCGCTGGGAGAAGACGAACAGTCCATGAAACTGCTGGAGGAGCTTTTGGGTTACGATCAGGCGGACTTGGCTATGGGTAAACTCCTGTACTATCGTATCCTGCTGGAGTGGGAGGAATGGACGCGTGTTCTAGAGGTGACTTTAC
This window harbors:
- a CDS encoding thioredoxin family protein, with translation MSRKIRAFLLALAFAVASPAFAEVSFSPDAKRVNLYRTLKFDVYKASGTEEEQVAAEEKIASSRPAAFFIEGLNSVDTRLTVLMIGMMRCPDCRAVYPYTEAMAANPFISVRYLARDKTPGAREFMIARTGRSNTPSIFIVRPNGEVLDGTYVETPTSVTALLAAAKSAEDRRRIWDDFHKGIYDEYIQRDLLALISNRSRGAATNIGLDERIEMAFTHTLQTQKKDGSFEYALDYRTGGFSLFNHIVRQASAAYGLGEYLRVTGDERARKPLEKTLAFLLRDSTPFNGGLLVSSSPPHPKSPSGATALALIGALRYKASGGELSDGQIEKWLKGLSGLYIEGAGFRTVPATDEESPYYNGETWLALAEYLEAFPHDREIARLVEKVDAYMMERYAREFDGAFFHWGMMALSARYRQTRCKKFLDFGLAQYAKYLDAEENPTTFTEGVTQFYSVLPDRAAKDEVRKKLFFIAKNLFKVQQISSKLPDGSSVSPRAERYIGGFLLEPSGTRTRIDMTQHGLMGLLRLRAYGITLAK
- a CDS encoding ankyrin repeat domain-containing protein; amino-acid sequence: MLCEIGVFLLAVLLVMSIEGLALAQGGAGGGGGALETDFFELLKTGTLEQIKAAIEAGSDVNAQDNNGLTPLIGAAQKNTAEALSALIAAGADVNAKNTYGLTPLMVAAQENTAEALGVLIAAGADVNAKDNFGLTPLMWAAQENTAEALSVLIAAGANVNAKDNFGLTPLIGAAQKNTAEALSALIAAGADVNAKDNFGITPLMWAARFNTAEALNVLIAARADVNAKNNNGWTPLMDAAQKNTAEALNVLITAGADVNAKVNNGWTPLMEVAQKNTVEALNVLIAAGADVNAKMNDGWTPLTLATRYHTATVEALNVLIAAGADVNAKNNDGWIPLTLTTRYHTATAEALSVLIAAGADVNAKDNFGLTPLMWAAQKNTAEALNLLIAAGADVNAKDNFGLTPLIGAAQKNTAEALSALIAAGADVNAKDNFGITPLMWAARFNTAEALNLLIAARADVNAKDNNGWTPLMDAARYNTAEALNLLIAAGADVNAKVNNGWTPLMEAAQKNTVEALNVLIAAGADVNAKMNDGWAPLKMNNGWTPLTLATRYHTATAEALSVLIAAGADVNAKNNNGWTPLMDAARYNTAEALNVLIAAGADVNAKDNFGMTPLMWAARRNSAEALSVLIAAGADVNAVNDGWTPLMEAAQENTAEALGVLIAAGADVNAKLNDGRTPLIWAARYNSAEALSVLIAAGADVNVGSNSSWAPLTLAARYNSAEALSALIAAGADVNAKMNDGWTPLMWVARYNSAEALSVLIAAGVDVNAKMNDGWTPLLEAAKYNTAEALNVLIAAGAGVNAKENNGWIPLWVARHNSAEALSVLIAAGADVNAKMNDGWTPLTWAARYNSAEALSVLIAAGADVNAKNNDGKPL
- a CDS encoding site-specific DNA-methyltransferase, with translation MDSVRTKYDEKIIALYMKDKRLNPENVVKGKNPTNIWEIGRLNGNSRERVGHPTQKPLEIVRCLVKALSYPGSLVLDFFAASGTTGWVCVEEDCNCVMVDKDAKSVEYFNSHLELMRGLGIEKNFTLARSLGEFSSNATVAVPQVTFK